GCAATACATTTCCGCCACCATGGCGGAAATCGTGGAAACGCTTGTCATCGCCCTGATTCTGGTGGTGGGCATCACGTACCTGTTCCTGCAGAACTGGCGCGCCACGCTCATTCCGGCGCTCGCCATTCCCGTCTCCCTGATAGGCACCTTCGCCATCCTGCTGCCCCTGGGCTTTTCCATCAATGTGCTGACCATGTTCGGCCTTATTCTGGTAATCGGCTCCCTGGTGGACGACGGCATCATCGTGGTAGAAAATACGATGCGCATTCTGGAGACGGAGAATCTCTCTCCGGAAGAAGCCACCAGGAAGAGCATGCACCAGATTACAGGCGCCATCATCGCCACCACGCTGGTAACGGTAGCCATTTACGTGCCCATCGCCTTCTTCGGCGGCATGGTGGGGAACATTTATATGCAATTCTCCGTAACCATGTGCGTGGCCCTCTGCCTTTCCACCGTCAATTCCCTGACGCTCAGCCCCGCCCTGTGCGTGCTGCTGCTGAAAAGGAAGCAAAGGAAACAGAGCAGGTTCAGCCTCTTCCGCCCCTTCAACGTCTCTCTGGAATGGGCGCGCAAAAGCTATATCAAATGCGCCGGCATCATGGTGCGCCGCGCGTGGCTGACGCTGATTCTGCTGGCCGCCGTCCTGGCCGGCAACTGGAAACTGTTTGAGACCGTTCCCAAGTCCTTCCTTCCCCCGGAAGACAAGGGCACCGTTTTCTGCGATATCCAGCTGGCCCCGGGCGCCACGCTGGGCCGGACGGAACAGGCCATGCGCAGTGCGGAACAGAAGCTGATGAGCATCCCAGGCGTGCGCCAGGTATCCTCCACCTCCGGATTCAGCTTCATGGGCGGCAACGGGGAAAACCTGGGCATGTGCATCGCTCAGCTTGACCCCTGGGACAAGCGCAAGACGCCGGAGCTCTCCCTGGATTCCATCATGCAGAAAGCTTCCACCCTGTGTGATGAAATTCCGGCGGCCAAGGCCACCGTGTTCAGCCCGCCCGCCATCATGGGGCTGGGCCTGACGGGCGGCGTCTCCTTCATGCTCCAGGCCAGCGGGGAGGAAACGCCCAAGGACCTGGAACGCGTGACGAACGACCTTCTGGACAAAATCAACAAACTGCCGGGAACCATGTATGCCCGCAGCGCGTATGAGGCGAACACCCCCCAGCTTTTCCTGAACATCGACCGTGAAAAGGCGCAGAGCATGCACGTGCCCGTCAGCCGCATCTTCACGACGCTTCAAAGCAAGCTGGCCTCCATGTACATCAATGATTTCAACCTGATCGGCTATACGTTCAAGGTGAAGATGCAGTCTGCGGCAGAAAACCGCACCACCATCAATGACATCATGAACACCTACATTCAGAACGATCAGGGCCAGATGGTTCCGCTCAGCTCCGTAGCCACCCTGTCCTACATGGTAGGGCCGCGGCAGATATCCCGCTTCAACCAGCTCATGTCCGCGGAAGTGACCGCCCAGGCAAACCCCGGCGTCAGCAGCGGCGAGCTGATGAACCAGATTGAGGCTATTCCGCTGCCGGAAAACTACTCCATCACCTGGACGGACATGAGCTATCAGGAACGGCAGAACGACGGAAAAATCGTCCTGCTGATGGGGATGGCCCTGCTCTTTGGTTATCTGTTCCTGGTGGCGCAATATGAAAGCTGGACGGTCCCCATTTCCGTCATTGTTTCCGTCTCCGTGGCCCTGCTGGGAGCTTTGCTCGGCCTGATTATCTGCAACACGCCTCTGAGCATTTACGCTCAGCTCGGTCTGGTGATGCTGGTAGGCCTGGCCGGGAAAAACGCCATTCTGATGGTGGAATTCTCCAAGATGGAGCGGGAGCGCGGCGTTCCTATCCAGGAAGCCGCCCTGGAAGGGGCCCGGCAGCGCTTCCGCGCCGTGATGATGACGGCCATATCCTTCATCATCGGGGTATTCCCCATGGTCATCGCCTCCGGAGCGGGCGCGGCAAGCCGCAAAGCCATTGGCATCTCTACCTTCTACGGCATGATCCTCGCTACTTTGGTGGGCATTCTGTTCATTCCGGCCCTGTACGCCATGTTCCAGCGTTACCGCGAATGGGTGAAAGGCCTGTTTGCCGGAAAGGCGGAATAGATGTAAAGAAAAACTTGCTCCATGCCAGACGGGGCGGCCCTGCCGCTCCGTCTTTTTTATGCCTTCAGCGCCTGAGCGCAGAGTTACGGACAAGAACGGCTATTTGACCTGCTCGTACAAATACAGGTCAAAATCTTCAAACCGTTCCTTCAGGACGGCATGCGCCAGCCGGTCCTCAAACGGAGGAAGAAAAGTGTCCGCCGGATATTCCCCCTTTACTTTGGAAACCCACATGCGGGACATGGCCGGCATCATCAGGGAAAAAATCTCCGCCCCCCCGATAACCATGACTTCCGGGTCCATCAATTCCAGACGTTCCAACTCCCCTGCGGAATGAATCACCTGAACGCCTTCCGCCGTCCACGCCGGATCGCGGGTCAGCACGATATTCTGCCTGCCGGGAAGGGGCCTGCCTATGCTCTCATACGTTTTCCGGCCCATCAGCACGGGGTGCCCCGTCGTAATGCGCTTGAACGTTTTGAGGTCGTCCGGCAGATGCCAGGGGAGCGCTCCCCGGTAACCAATGCCGCGGTCGGAAGCCATGGCGACCACTCCTGTATAAGTAACGGGCTGTGACATGATGGGTTAAGGGATAAATGCGCTAAACGGAGATGGGAGCCTTGATGTGCGGCAGGGGATCATACCCCACGAGCTCAAAGTCTTCATAATGGAACCCGTCAATGGTGTTCACCTCCGGGTTGAGCTTCATGACCGGCAGAGGACGGGGCGTGCGGGAAAGCTGTTCCCTCGCCTGGTCCAGATGGTTCCGGTACAGGTGCAGATCCCCGAACGTATGGATGAATTCCCGGGCTTCATACCCGCATACCTGGGCGGTCATAAGCAGCAGCAGCGCATAGGAAGCTATATTGAAGGGAACCCCCAGAAAAAGATCCGCGCTGCGCTGGTAAAGCTGGAGGGAAAGGCCGTGTTTTTCTTCTCCCGGCTGGGCGGGAATCACGCAAAACTGGAACAGGGAATGGCACGGAGGGAGGGCCATATCGTCCACCAGGGCCACATTCCACGCGCTGACGATGTGCCTCCGGGACCAGGGATTATGTTTCAGGCCGTCAATCAGTCTGGCAATCTGGTCAATGGGTTTTCCGTCGTTTCCCGGCCAGCAGCGCCACTGCGCGCCGTACACGGGCCCCAGATCCCCGTTTTCGTCGGCCCATTCATCCCAGATGCTGACGCCGTTGTCTTTCAAAAACCTGATATTGGTATCCCCTTTCAGGAACCAGAGCAGTTCATAAATGATGGAGCGCAAATGAAGTTTCTTGGTCGTCAGGCACGGAAAACCGTCGCGCAGGTCATACCTGCTCTGCCGCCCGAACACGCCGATGGTGCCCGTTCCGGTACGGTCCTCCCGCCCCGCCCCATTAGTCAGAACATCCTCCAAAAGTGCCAAATACTGCTTCATTCCCTTAAATTACGCTTTTCTAATCCCTGAACCCGTGATAATACGAGCATGCACCACCTTAGTATCATCTCCTGCTTCAAAAGCCAGCCTTTTCACTTCTCCCCGCCGTTTTCCTCCCCCCGCATCTTTTCCGGTTTTCCGTTCCATGATCATTCCTGAAGAGCCATATTTGGGATTTGCCGCCTTTTGCCACATTGCAGGCGCCTTCTGCCTGATTCCGGCCCTGCTCCACACGCGCACGCCTCAGGGAACAATCGCGTGGCTCATTTCCCTGCTGGCGTTTCCATATATCGCCGTCCCCTTCTACCTGATCTTGGGACGCCGGAGATTCAGCGGATATGTGGAAACGCGCCGCCGCCAGACGGACCCCGAATCCGCATGGGGGGAACTGACGGATAAAATCACAGACTGCATGGTTCCGTATGCCATACAGTCATCAGACACGGCGGGAAAAATCATGCGCACGCTTTCCAACATCGTGCGGCTGCCCGTCTGCCGCGGCAATTCCTGCCGCCTGCTTATTGACGCGATCAATGCTTTCCCGCGCATTTACGACGCCATCAAGAACGCAGAGCATTACATCCTGATTGAATTCTTCATCATCAAAAATGATTCCGTGGGGCAGAACCTGAAGGACCTGCTGATTGAACGGGCCAGGGCCGGCATCCGCATCTACATGCTGTATGATGAAATCGGCTCCCACAAGCTCCCGCCCGGTTACATTTCCGCCCTGCGGAAGGCAGGAGTGAACATTGAGCCTTTCAACGGGAAACGCCATTTCCTGAGCAACATCCTGCGGCTGAACTTCCGCAACCACCGGAAACTGGTAGTGGTGGACGGCTCCACCGCCTTTATCGGAGGCATGAATATAGGAAGGGAATACCTGGGCAAAGGCGCTCTGGGCTACTGGCGCGACACGTTTGTTCAGCTTGAGGGGCCTTCCGTCCAGCAAACGCAAATCAGCTTTCTGGAGGACTGGAACTGGGCCATGCTGAAATGCGGCCCCTCTTCCCTTCCCCGCCTCCGCTGGGAAATCACGCCCCAGCCGGAGGATGAAACCCTGCTCATCCTGCCCTCCGGTCCCGCAGACGTCATTCCCGCCTGGAAAACCGCTCTCATCGCCCTGGCGAACAGCGCCACCCGCCGGCTCTGGATCGCCACGCCCTACTTCGTCCCGGACGAGGGAGTCATGGCCGCCCTGCAGGCGGCGGCCCTGCGGAATGTGGACGTGCGCATCCTGCGCCCCGAACGGGCGGACCATATTCTGGTGAAACTGTCCTCCTTTACTTTCCTTCGGGACCTGGACACATACGGCATCCAGCTCTGGGCCTATCAAAAGGGGTTCCTGCATCAGAAAGTGGTTCTGATGGACGATGACATAGCCACCGTGGGAACCGCCAATCTGGACAACCGTTCCCTGGCCCTGAACTTTGAAATCACCGCCGTTATCCATTCCCCCTCCGCCTGCGCGGAGGTGAAAGCCATGCTGGAGCGGGATTTTTCCTCATCCAAAAGGGAATCCCTGGCGGATTACAACAACAAATCCCTGGGCTTCAAAATGCTCTGCAACCTGGCGCGCCTGACGGCCCCCGTCCAGTAGTTCTTCCGGGGAATCCGCTCTTGTATGCTTGACCTGCAAGGGAGGCTGTGAGAAAATCATTCTCCAGAAGCCACCTCTTCAATTTTTAACAACAGTTAACTAAATAATGAATCCTGTTACATTCAACTGCACCGTTCTGCGCGACGGGCATCAATCCCTGGCGGCAACCCGCATGAAGACGGCAGACATGCTGCCCATTGCCCCCATTCTGGACTCCATGGGCTTCAGCGCCCTGGAAACCTGGGGCGGCGCCACCATCGACGCCGGGTTGCGCTTCTTGAAAGAATGGCCTTTCGACCGGCTGGACGCCCTGAAAAAAGCGGCTCCCAAGACGCCGCACATGATGCTGTTGCGCGGCCAGAATATCGTGGGCTACACCAACTATGCGGACGACGTGGTGGAAGCCTTTGTCGCCATGAGCGCCAAGCACGGCATGAACATCTTCCGCATTTTCGACTGCGTGAACGACCCGCGCAACATGGAAACCTCCATCCGCGCCGCCAAGAAAGCCGGAGCGCAGGCCCACGGCACCATCTGCTACACGACTTCTCCCGTGCACACCACGCAGACTTTTGTGGACATGGGGCGGGAACTGGCGGACATGGGGGCGGACGCCATCGTCATCAAGGATATGGCCGGCCTCATTCCTCCGTATGTCACCCAGGAACTCGTCAGCGCCCTGAAAAAGGACCTGAACATCCCCGTCTGGATCCACACGCATGACACCGCCGGCCTCGGCGCCTCCACCTACCTCAGCGCCATTGATGCCGGAGTGGACGCGTGCGATGTCTCCATCTCCCCCTTCGCCAACGGCACGGGCCAGCCGGACTGCCTGCGCATGCTTGCCCTGCTGAACGGCAATCCCCGCAAGCCGGATTACGACGCGGACAAGCTCATTGAAGTTTCCGAAATGCTCAAACCCGTCTATGACAGTCTGGGCAAATTCGCCTCCCACCGCAATGAAGTGGTGGACTCTGACACGCTCCGCTACCAGGTGCCCGGCGGCATGCTTTCCAACTTCCGCACCCAGCTCAAGGAACAGGGCATGGAAGACAAGTTTGAGGAAGTATTCGCGGAAATTCCGGTAGTCCGCAAGGCCCTGGGCTGGATTCCGCTGGTGACCCCCACCTCCCAGATCGTAGGCGTGCAGGCGATGCTGAACGTCAAATTCGGCCGCTGGAAAAACATCACCCCCCAGGCGGCGGACATTGCCCTGGGCTACTACGGCCGCACCTCGGCCCCCGTGGACCCGGAAGTGCAGAAACTCTGCGCGGAAAAGATGGGCAAGGAACCGATCACCTGCCGCCCGGCGGACCTGATCAAGCCCGGCATGGAAGACCTGCGCAGGAAGCTTGCGGAAAAGGGGCTCCCCACGGACGACGAACACTGCGTCATCTACGCCATGTTCCCGCAGCAGGTGGAAGACTTCTACAAAAAGCCGGAACCTAAGGAAGAAGCCCCCGTGCAGGTGAACACCGCTCCCGCCGCGGCTCCGGCGGCCGCGCCGTCCATGACCGTCATTGACAACGGCATCACCGCCCGGGTAAGCGGCCCCTCCGGTTCCCGTGACCTGACCATCGTCATCAACGGCCAGTCCCACTCCGTGAAAGTGGAACGCATCGGCTAAAATCTCCGGTGCGCCGGCTTAAACCGCTTGCGGGCGGTCCCTTCCATGAGAGGGACCGCCCGCTTTGGCGTTCATTGCTTCCCTGAGAAACGGCAGTTCCGCCACAGGGAACGATCATTTGGTAAAGATCAGCATTTTCCCGGCCAGTGTCTGGCTGAGAAGCGCCGCGGGAATCTGTTTGACGGAACCGGGCTTGAGCTGGTGGGTTCCCCACCAGGCGTCAACGGCCGTCGTGCTCTCTTCCGAGTCGCAGGAATAATAATCCAGCCCCGTACTATCCTTATCCTTTCCCCACCAGGACGCGGCTACATCCTGAATGGATTGATTGCTGGCCCGCAAAATATTCAGGTCAAACACGAATTTTCTGCCCCAGTGGTAAGCGTCCGCCAATTTTCGGGACGCGCAGTCCACATTCTTCTGTATGACGCACCAGTGGGCACGAATACCTGAAGTATCAGGATTTCCCCCGGCATCTACGCAGAAGGGAACCATGCAAAGGCCTCCGGCATCCAGAATGCCCACAATGGAGGAAACTTCACAGGTGGCAGACTGACACTTGATTTTGGAAGATTCCAGACTCCTGATATAATCCGCCATGACGGGAGTGGAGTCATATAATTCTCCAATAATGGTTTTCCCGTCTCTTTTGAATTTTCTCCTCAGGGATTCTCCCTTCTTGTCTCCGTCCGATGTGGCAGGAATTTTAATATTGTAGAGATAATCCAGAACAAAAGACAAGGAGTAAAGACCGCAAGTCGGTCCCCGCTGGTCCTTGAATTCAATGTTCCGTCCTTCCGGATTGGTAATTGTAATAGACATAATTCAATAATGATGGCGTGGGGATTCATTCCCGCACGCCGTCATTACATCGTGAAAGCACAGTGGACGCACGTTCCGCCATGCTTCCTGCCATGTTCACCTTCTGAAACGCCGCATTTATCCCGCGGAAAGAAAGTGTTCCGGAAGCTCAACTCTCCCTTAATCCCGCCTGTCTCATCAGGGCGAATTCCCGCCTGGCGGTGCACCTTACGCGCCAGAGCAGCAGCACGGCCGCGACGGACAGGCCGATGATGAATCCCGTCCAGATGCCGCGCGCTCCCATGGCCGGGACAATCCAGTCCGTACGGGCGAAGATGTAGCACGCCGGAAATCCTACTATCCAATAAGAGA
This region of Akkermansia muciniphila genomic DNA includes:
- a CDS encoding dihydrofolate reductase, which produces MSQPVTYTGVVAMASDRGIGYRGALPWHLPDDLKTFKRITTGHPVLMGRKTYESIGRPLPGRQNIVLTRDPAWTAEGVQVIHSAGELERLELMDPEVMVIGGAEIFSLMMPAMSRMWVSKVKGEYPADTFLPPFEDRLAHAVLKERFEDFDLYLYEQVK
- a CDS encoding thymidylate synthase — encoded protein: MKQYLALLEDVLTNGAGREDRTGTGTIGVFGRQSRYDLRDGFPCLTTKKLHLRSIIYELLWFLKGDTNIRFLKDNGVSIWDEWADENGDLGPVYGAQWRCWPGNDGKPIDQIARLIDGLKHNPWSRRHIVSAWNVALVDDMALPPCHSLFQFCVIPAQPGEEKHGLSLQLYQRSADLFLGVPFNIASYALLLLMTAQVCGYEAREFIHTFGDLHLYRNHLDQAREQLSRTPRPLPVMKLNPEVNTIDGFHYEDFELVGYDPLPHIKAPISV
- the cls gene encoding cardiolipin synthase, with protein sequence MIIPEEPYLGFAAFCHIAGAFCLIPALLHTRTPQGTIAWLISLLAFPYIAVPFYLILGRRRFSGYVETRRRQTDPESAWGELTDKITDCMVPYAIQSSDTAGKIMRTLSNIVRLPVCRGNSCRLLIDAINAFPRIYDAIKNAEHYILIEFFIIKNDSVGQNLKDLLIERARAGIRIYMLYDEIGSHKLPPGYISALRKAGVNIEPFNGKRHFLSNILRLNFRNHRKLVVVDGSTAFIGGMNIGREYLGKGALGYWRDTFVQLEGPSVQQTQISFLEDWNWAMLKCGPSSLPRLRWEITPQPEDETLLILPSGPADVIPAWKTALIALANSATRRLWIATPYFVPDEGVMAALQAAALRNVDVRILRPERADHILVKLSSFTFLRDLDTYGIQLWAYQKGFLHQKVVLMDDDIATVGTANLDNRSLALNFEITAVIHSPSACAEVKAMLERDFSSSKRESLADYNNKSLGFKMLCNLARLTAPVQ
- a CDS encoding efflux RND transporter permease subunit: MIADLFIKRPKFAIVIAILMMLAGGICLNQLPIAEYPEIAPTSINVQATYTGASAQVVMETLASPIEEELNGLENLLYFSSKSDNTGGYSLSLTFKSGTDSDINMVNVQNALKRVEYKLPREVTDQGIKIKKRSSDILGFFAFRSTSMSSLELNNFVKTRVKDEVARVPGISAVNLMPEKNYSMRIWLDALRMSALNITPEDVSNAIKAQNVQAAAGSIGSEGENNFIQYKVNVTGRLQTVEEFSKIIVRTGQDGHVTRLDDIARIELGAETYTGSSRNNGEDSVNMAVYRLDDANALEAMNGVKNTLEELAKRFPEGVSYVVSYDPTQYISATMAEIVETLVIALILVVGITYLFLQNWRATLIPALAIPVSLIGTFAILLPLGFSINVLTMFGLILVIGSLVDDGIIVVENTMRILETENLSPEEATRKSMHQITGAIIATTLVTVAIYVPIAFFGGMVGNIYMQFSVTMCVALCLSTVNSLTLSPALCVLLLKRKQRKQSRFSLFRPFNVSLEWARKSYIKCAGIMVRRAWLTLILLAAVLAGNWKLFETVPKSFLPPEDKGTVFCDIQLAPGATLGRTEQAMRSAEQKLMSIPGVRQVSSTSGFSFMGGNGENLGMCIAQLDPWDKRKTPELSLDSIMQKASTLCDEIPAAKATVFSPPAIMGLGLTGGVSFMLQASGEETPKDLERVTNDLLDKINKLPGTMYARSAYEANTPQLFLNIDREKAQSMHVPVSRIFTTLQSKLASMYINDFNLIGYTFKVKMQSAAENRTTINDIMNTYIQNDQGQMVPLSSVATLSYMVGPRQISRFNQLMSAEVTAQANPGVSSGELMNQIEAIPLPENYSITWTDMSYQERQNDGKIVLLMGMALLFGYLFLVAQYESWTVPISVIVSVSVALLGALLGLIICNTPLSIYAQLGLVMLVGLAGKNAILMVEFSKMERERGVPIQEAALEGARQRFRAVMMTAISFIIGVFPMVIASGAGAASRKAIGISTFYGMILATLVGILFIPALYAMFQRYREWVKGLFAGKAE
- a CDS encoding pyruvate carboxylase subunit B, which translates into the protein MNPVTFNCTVLRDGHQSLAATRMKTADMLPIAPILDSMGFSALETWGGATIDAGLRFLKEWPFDRLDALKKAAPKTPHMMLLRGQNIVGYTNYADDVVEAFVAMSAKHGMNIFRIFDCVNDPRNMETSIRAAKKAGAQAHGTICYTTSPVHTTQTFVDMGRELADMGADAIVIKDMAGLIPPYVTQELVSALKKDLNIPVWIHTHDTAGLGASTYLSAIDAGVDACDVSISPFANGTGQPDCLRMLALLNGNPRKPDYDADKLIEVSEMLKPVYDSLGKFASHRNEVVDSDTLRYQVPGGMLSNFRTQLKEQGMEDKFEEVFAEIPVVRKALGWIPLVTPTSQIVGVQAMLNVKFGRWKNITPQAADIALGYYGRTSAPVDPEVQKLCAEKMGKEPITCRPADLIKPGMEDLRRKLAEKGLPTDDEHCVIYAMFPQQVEDFYKKPEPKEEAPVQVNTAPAAAPAAAPSMTVIDNGITARVSGPSGSRDLTIVINGQSHSVKVERIG